CATAAGCATCCCACTTGGCCAATTTGCATACCTGCAACATCCATACTGCCAATATTCTCCTCATGTATGGCTGGATGTCTGTCTGAACTGTCCCAAAGTAGGGGAGGAGCCGGCTGGATTTCTCCAGGGCCGTCAGGTGGAACAGGACCCTGTGGTCGCCGGTCAGGGCCGGGTCACAGCCGGCCCGAAGAGCCACCAAATGAGCCGTGTCACCGGCGCTTGTGTCGGATCCGTTTTGAAGCTGTCCATCTTCACAACACACCAAATCCATTTGACTATGTAGAAGCCGAGCTTTTGGGTAACTCTGGCACCCCAACCCTTCGGCGAAAATGCAAATACTTAGCCTTCAACTAAAcatgaaacagcaacacagGCAACGTGATGTTAGACTTCgagttagctagctaggttaCCTACCAGGTTAGCTAACGCTCCCGTAACTACTGTGTTGTAAACCAGTGTATGATACAGCAAACCCGTGACGGGCTCTGCAGGGGTCCGAGGGGCTGACTTTTTAAATTTCGACAACTTTCACCCTTATTGCCCTGCTCTATTAACGGGACAATCTAAAAGTGGGCAAAGTCAAAGAAATGAACCTGCGGACGTACGTTACTGTCCAGCTCTGTCCCCTGACGGGCCTGACGTCCAACTGACAGGTCGACTTATGTACCTGTCAATCATGTTAGCACGTTTTTGATCCACGTCTCTCACTGCGACAAATACATTAGGCATTACAATTTAAACCaaaatgaattttatttatcttgtgtGTGGATCTATTAAACCTTAAATACCATACAATGGATAGAAACACATGAGCCCTTTGTAACTGAAGCATAGTTTTGTTTTAATCCAAGATACTTATGTGTTGCCTCAAAAAGACAACGTTGCTCTTGAATCAAATTTATACAAAATACCTGTtgtacatcattattctcaatTTGTAAAGCAAACATTGCATTCCATTAGTGGGATCAAAACAGTTCTGAGCTTCATACTACAGCGGCCTCATCActttttaatttgcatttttgaaaatgcaatctCATCCAAGTGGAGAATAAAATGATGGCTGTCAGAGTCATTATAATCTTTTGCCCTTTAATTGGACAGAGAGCATCCATATAATGAAGGAGGCCAGATTTAAAAGAAACATCTAGCCTTTCGCCTGCTTAAGAAACCATAAGCATTTGCATCAGAGAAGAAGAATATTGTGCCTGACTTGACTAAATACTCAGTCCATAGCCACTGTAACAGGCACAGCGGTTTCAAGATCCCGCGACCCAGAGTTTTGTAGCTCGCGGCGAATCTCTGCAGAGATCTGAGGGTGTGTTTGTATCTTGAGCAGCTCCAGCAGTGCGGCCTTCTGTTCGGAGGCCAGGTCGGCCTTGTAGCGCTGGGCCAGAGTAAGCAAACTCTGATGCCACAGCACAGGAAGGACACGTTTCTCACTGCGGAAGGACAGGAAGTGAGCCACCAAGGCATCCAGGACACGGAATGGTAGGGCGTATTTCTTGTCAAGCAGGAGACGCAGGAAGATGCTGTTGGCGCCATTGTACTCCGTCTCTGCCAATTTGAGCATCGCAGCACTGAAAAACAAGAATGTGATAAATTTTGGAGCCCTTGCACTTTCTTTCCAAGCATTAACAAACATGCAGTTATTTCTGAAAATGACAACTATTGGTTTTACTTCTCTGCAGAACTACACAATAAAAGGCCCTCAAGGACAACTGGCTAGACATTAGATCTAACCGACTGCTGATATTTGAAATCTAACAGTGAGTTAGCGAAAGGCAaggcttcctctcctccccccttaCCTGGAGTGCAGCACAGGGATTGAGCACTTTGTGAGTATGCTGCCGATGATGATGGCCTCCCTGAGAGTGCATGTCCCAGATTCACAGAGTGGGATCAGTATGCCTaggtgagagagggagcacaaaacatcagatcaatgatactttattgaaaatgttcacataaCAACGCACAAAGAGATCCATTGTTATGACTAATGATTGCATAATAAATTGTCCcatcacaaaacaacaacaaaaaataacatgaaGTGCAACTGTACTGCTGAGGGTTAGAAAGGAAAATTGAAAACCTGAATAATCAGCCAGAGGTGATGCATAAGcacatttgacaaaaaatacCTGATTCAATATAAGCTAGGCCTGTTTGATTTTCTACTAACAGCCTACATTCAACAAAAAGGGTGTTGAGAAATTAATTTACCAATTGTTACTGCACAACCACTGTGTAGTTGTAGAACTGAAATGATAATCTGTGGTGGGCTTTTGATTAGGTTTACTTCTATGCTCTATTCATTTTGCTTTAACATTGCTCCACATTATACACAACCCTACCTCCTAATAGGAGGACATGCATTTTTTGTAAAAGCATTGAGGTATTGTTTCAGAGCCTACAGTGCCTCTATCATATGAAATATGCATTCAAAATTAACTCCTTTGCTTCATCAATCAATTTCATTAGTTAAATATTGAATTTCTTCTGTGAATTAAATCAATCATAATAAtcaaaaataatggaaaatgcaCACCCCTACTGGTAAATCAGCTCCCTTATTCACATGTATTTATAAGCAACACTGCCACTAAGTGGTGTTGTCTTACACTAGCAGTTTTCAAACTATGGGACGTATCGACCACAGGATGTTTGGGGAAAAGAGCCCAGAGAGACGGACAATTTGTGAACAAACTGGACTGGAAAATGAGAAATAATTTTCACTGATGACAATCATTAGCCAAAATGAATTCTAGATAGATGGGAGTTGATTTGACCGCCTCAATTACTGTGCTACCAGAACCAATGCTGTTAAATTAGCCTCTGGACACTGGCCAATCTTCTTTCAATGTCCCAATGTCCCAGCTCAGAACACAATTTCTGAACTCAATACTGAAATTAGAAACCTAAAATTAGAAACCTCAATACTGAGGCCCAGAAAGCTTGTATTTTCCATTTTGTAACTGTCTGTCAAATATTTATATCTATCAAGTCAATATCTATCCTATCATACACTGGGCAGAAGGCCGGGAAATACCCATgacacagatatacagacaaTCAATCACATTCACAGATGAGGGCAATTTACAATCCCCAGTCCATCTGACTTTGGACAGTGGGAGGAaactggaaaacctgcagatgGTGAAATGAAACTACACAATTGGTTATTGATTGGTGATTGATTATTTATCTACTTATTACTTACCACCATTTGTTGTCTGTAGCCTCTTTATTCAGAAAAGATTCAATGAGTTTACGAACGCAAGACTAATGTCTGAATTCTCCCCATTAACATAGTAAGTTTCTGGCTCACCTTTAAACCACGCCCCTGGTTTGAACAAGGCCTTCTTGAGCGCATTGTAAAGATGAAAGTTGAGTCGCTTGTACTCTGCAATATCATCCCGTATTCTGGGCAGCAGCACCAAGTTGTAAAAACGCTGGGCCATTCGCTCTTTCAGATTGGATGAGAAGATTCTACACCAAAAACACAACGTATTACCTTACACGTATTATACCAATGCTGAGATATCCAGTGTAAATATAATGATAATTATCTTAATGTAAAATCACACCCAAAACAACTGTAGACTAACCTTGTTGCCTGGTACATGGCAGCTGCAGTCCAGGTTTCAGGTTCAGTCAAATACAGAACCTGCTCCCAGTTTGACAGTGCTGGGATGATTTTGAAAGCCTTTGGCAACTTCCCACTGCGGTATTTTGACAGAACCTGAAATAAAAGAGCAGAAATTACAAACATTTTGCCTGATTGTCCACTTGCTGAAATCACTTTTTGCAACGTGCACTGCGTAGGCGGTATGCGCTCTTAAGGCCACTCAGAGACCAAAGAGCCCTGCGctcatacaccaggcagtacggtagaagtcacacaTGCATGAGCCAGCTCTAATGTTGGTgcgcagggagttagattgcagactctcaatcgggagaccAGGGACGCTTTCACAAAATGCAATGTTGCACGGCTGTttgactcttagtcttgttaaaGTCAACGTAGTTTCACTCAGTCCAATCATACATaccccctgcccccccacctTCCACTGGAGCACCTAGGAAGCGCTACCACACTTGTTAGTAGTAGATAAAATATTCACTCATCTAAACATCTACATTTTGGGACAATTGACATATCTCACCTTGTTGACACCTTTGTACACCTCTATGATCCTTGGGTCTAGTTGGGGCATCGGTCGCCCTGACACCTCTGACATCACTGTTCCCACCTCAGTCTGCTTCTCTGTAATCTTCTCCATAATAATGTCTGCTAAGGTTCGTCtacaagaaacagaaaaaaaggactAACGATAAGAACTGAGCACACACAGTACAACATGCAaaaaaatgtgctgtgtgtaaGGGTACGGTCAGGATTATGCTACGCCTTGCCTCATTGGAGGATTCCTATTCATGAACATCTCAATGGCCTTCTCGTCGTCGGGGTCAACCACTACTTCGGTTTCACAGCCAGCATCCCCGTCACCAGTACCAGCTTCTCCCAGCGCTGGCCACTCCTCATCTGAGTCTGCATCCTGGGTATCAGACCCTAAAATTTGATAACATGACAAAGACAGTCAGTCACAGAGTAGCATATTAGCCCGCACAAAACTAGCCTGGATGGATTTGTGTGATGTGTCATGGTTTTTCACCTGCTAGTGTTCGTTGGTCAAATATTCCTGAGCTTTTATTCAGAAGACAAAAATTCCTAACCAGTGCCATGGAAGCAGTAATTTTCATGTACTCATGGCTGTGATTTCTTGCACTGATTCCTGTAGAGTAGCTGTTATGAAGCTGACGGTGTGCAGAGCAAAGTCAGTTGAATGAAATGAAGGAATATCTGCTCACAATCCACAGAAGGTAAAGGCTGTGATAGATACTGTAATATTAAGTAGTGTGTATGATGGATGTTATGTGTGTGCGGAAAACTGCATCAAATTACTCACTTAAGTGTGTAGCTTCCCATGGACTGTATCCTCATAGTCTAATTAGGTGTAATGGGTGTCCCTGTGATGGGCTAGCACAGGTCCCGTTCTGTCTTGTATGGAGGAAACATCACTCCAGACTCCTTCAATGCTGCTTTGCTTATCAGCCAATGTACAAACCTTGTATAACATAACTTAAGACATTTTACGAATCTTTAGAGTCCTCTGGTaaatgatccaccaagcagcattcAACTTTTCTTGGCTCACACTGTTTGCTACAGTGTATTTAGAAGATTGTGGTAATAACAAGTGAACCAGTTGTTAAAGTTGACATTTAATTAAGTGCTGCTTGGATCAGATGCATGCCGAATAGAAGGATAGACCCTAACGCTTCAGAAAACAACAGATCAGAAGCCATGTCCTACGATGTGTGTAGTTTTGCAGATAAGCAAGGCCGCATTAAATTGGCAGATTGTTTAATTGAGTTTGTTGTGAGAGAACGGCACGTATCGGGGCCATGGCTGAACAATAGTCTCTGATAATGTGAGCAACAGCTTCAAGAGGTGTATTACTCCACGATGAGATAGCTAGTGGTGTTAGGGGTAACTAACTGTAACACTGTAGGGTTTAGCTGTCATTACCAAGAACTGTGACTGGAGGTTTCTTCGTCTCTGGTGCCAAGCCATACTCTGTCTGAAGCTCCTCTTGCTGAATCCGTGCCTGTTCCAGAATCTTCCGCGACAGACGTTCGTCTACGTACGTGTCCTCGTCCTCTTCCCGGTCGTCTCTGCTCTTCACCCGGCCATGTCCTCGGACCAGGTCCCCTTGCAGGATTTGGTCAGCCAACGCAACCATTCCTCCACTCTTCTCGCCACCGCCTCCACCTTTCGCTCTTTTCACTTTCGGCATTACTGCAGCTTTTACAAAGTGAGTAAAATGTATGTAGTTCTTGTTGGCATGTGTGAGCTAAAGTCTAGCTTTTCCGAATTCAGTAAACACACCGCAGTAGGCGATGGTTACTTAGCACGTGCAAACGTTCAGCATGGGGGAAGTGACGTAATTTAGGTCATGTGGCACTCAAATTATTTGCCAGGGCAAGAATACACATGCTTAATAATATTCGTTATTTGTGTTTCCATGAGCATTTGAGTTTCGCCACAGTATCTGAATATCAAGTACGGCGAATTATTAGCAATGcttcatgtattttttattccTATTACCGGAAGACAATTATTCTTTCACCCGGAAGAAGTTACAGGAACCGTCTAGTCTGAAATAAATACGGTAACTGGCGGCGAAAATCAATGGGGGTTACTTGGTGAGGTTAATCTCTTGATTGTTTAATGTTTCACGATTTAACATTTGTCCTGTCCACTTAAAGAACATTATATCACATTCCTGCCATCTTGCCTTAACCACTATAATATAACATACTATATTACTACTAGGGAAGAATGCATCGCTCTGCTTCATACGCATTATGCTCTGTAGCAAACAAAGCAAGTAGCCGAAACTGCTTTCATAGTAGCTGATAAGCAGAATTCAATATGCCTTCTCAGTTATGCTATACTGCTCTGCTGAGTACGTTGATGTTTTATATTTGTACCGTATGATGCTGTGCTTTGTGTGTCCTCCAGTGTGTGCCAGGTGCCTGTTGCAGAGGGAAAGAGTGTGCAGCAGACAGTGGACATCCTGCACAAGAAACTGGAGCAGCTGGGTGCTGTGAAGCAGGGGAGCTTCTGCGTAGACTGTGAGACGTACCATGCCACAGGAAATGTCAGCGGTAATGCATAGTTCCCCACTGTTTCTTTGATGTATCACTATTGTCTTGATCCTTGCAAACATGCATACCAGTTTTCTGACAATGTTAGAAGCTGCTaaacttctactgcagttacaGCAGTATTACCCTGTCTGTGTTGCCTGTCTGTTACAGGCCAGCCTTCCAAGCTCCTGTATGTGATGCACAACTCTGAGACGCCCCTGAGCTGCCTCGGCCTTTTCGAAGGCGGACCCTGCCTCACAGCCGATGGGAACTTTGACGTTCTCATGGTGAAGCTAAAAAGTCACTTCCAGAATGCCAAGGGGCACAAGGTGGAGTGCCGTGGCTCAAGATACCGCTACTGTGACTTCCTGGTAAAAGTCGGTACGGTGACAATGAGCTCCAGCGCCAGAGGGATAACAGTAGAGGTATGTATTTAGtctgatgatgaatgaatgcacatgaggaggagtggagacatTAAACCTTTCCCACTGTCTCCGTGGTTACCTTACCTGTGGTGTTACAGCCCTTGGTGTGTTTCCTCAGGTGGAGTACTGTCCCTGTGTGGTTCCAGGGGACTGCTGGAACCTAATGAAGGAGTTCATGCAAACCTTCCTGGGCCCCAGTGTCCCTGAGCTGCCATCTGTGTTTGCCACCAAGCCTGAGGGGCTTTATGCACCAGCAGACTGTGTTGACACCATGACTCAGTACCTAGAGTTGTTCAACAAACTCAGAAAACTGCAGATCCCAGGAAGCAATGTGCGCTGAAGTCTCAGTGGCAATCTAGAGAACTTTTAATGTTTGTATTGTTGCTTCTCGATTCTGGTCCTATGGATCAACAAGGTATCCAGGCATTTATTACAGCCCATGatttatatttctatttttggaGAGTAAACACATTACACCCTCCCATTAGATAGGAGTACCTTGcttaaaaaaagacaatgtgGCGACAACAACAGTAGCCCAAAATTCATGCATGTTTCTGACCGGACTGTGATACTCCTTTTGtaattacatacacacatttatagaAGTGTCTCACCCCATAATACTGGTTGTTCTCTTGGTGTGGTTGTGATAGAAACCTAAACTGGAATCTATCAACAGATGTTACAACAGAAACAATGTTGAAAGTATAAAGCCTTATAATTGatagttttgctgttttttttttaatcttgtggTTATTATTGTCAAGTGGAGAGAGGGTgtctaaaacataaaacatgacTTTTGTGTAATTTAATGAATAAAGCTTTGAACAAGAAACTCTTTATTGTAGCACATTCGTGGAAGTACAATAAACAACTGAATCTTTTCA
This DNA window, taken from Centroberyx gerrardi isolate f3 chromosome 5, fCenGer3.hap1.cur.20231027, whole genome shotgun sequence, encodes the following:
- the bysl gene encoding bystin; this encodes MPKVKRAKGGGGGEKSGGMVALADQILQGDLVRGHGRVKSRDDREEDEDTYVDERLSRKILEQARIQQEELQTEYGLAPETKKPPVTVLGSDTQDADSDEEWPALGEAGTGDGDAGCETEVVVDPDDEKAIEMFMNRNPPMRRTLADIIMEKITEKQTEVGTVMSEVSGRPMPQLDPRIIEVYKGVNKVLSKYRSGKLPKAFKIIPALSNWEQVLYLTEPETWTAAAMYQATRIFSSNLKERMAQRFYNLVLLPRIRDDIAEYKRLNFHLYNALKKALFKPGAWFKGILIPLCESGTCTLREAIIIGSILTKCSIPVLHSSAAMLKLAETEYNGANSIFLRLLLDKKYALPFRVLDALVAHFLSFRSEKRVLPVLWHQSLLTLAQRYKADLASEQKAALLELLKIQTHPQISAEIRRELQNSGSRDLETAVPVTVAMD
- the med20 gene encoding mediator of RNA polymerase II transcription subunit 20, producing MGVTCVCQVPVAEGKSVQQTVDILHKKLEQLGAVKQGSFCVDCETYHATGNVSGQPSKLLYVMHNSETPLSCLGLFEGGPCLTADGNFDVLMVKLKSHFQNAKGHKVECRGSRYRYCDFLVKVGTVTMSSSARGITVEVEYCPCVVPGDCWNLMKEFMQTFLGPSVPELPSVFATKPEGLYAPADCVDTMTQYLELFNKLRKLQIPGSNVR